A stretch of DNA from Orcinus orca chromosome 3, mOrcOrc1.1, whole genome shotgun sequence:
TGCCCTTGACCCACCCATACTCTTGATCACTGGACTAGAGCTGGAGGCTCCTCCTGTTGACCCCTTttccagaatcaaaaagacaaagcatgTTTGCTTAGAAACAGTGAATTGCTTGCTTAGAAGCACGATACCACTGAGTAAACTTATCCAAGAAAAATTTTTGTCTCAAATATTGTGTAGGGTGGTCCTTGGAGGATTTTCTTGGCTTGAGGAAGGGCCTACATTCCATTGCCTGAGTGTCCAAATGTTCGAGTCCTTGGACAGGGGTCACCACACTGCCAGACTTACTTCCCACACCCTTCTACAAATGCTTCTCAGTCCAGGCACAGTTCTAAGGGCTCTAATAACACTAACTTCTCCAACCTTCATTACAACCTCTGAGGTTGTTATTATTATCCCAACAAGAGGTAGATGAGGACACACAAGCAAAAAACAGAAGGTTTAGTTACTTGTCTAAAGTCATCAGGGAATAAGTGAGAGTCCTTATTTGAACCCAGGCTTCATGGCGGAGAGACTGTGCTCTTGGCTACTACACTATGTCACCTCTCTACATGGGATTCACACAAACTCCTTCCTGAGCATAACTGATACTATTCATAGCCTGAGAAGATCTGCCAGGTCTAAATGGGAACACTCAATGGAAAGAAGAATCGAGTTAAGTATTCTGACTTCCTTCTGCATGTCTCCAGCCAAGGCCCTCAGCTGAGGCTGGGGAAGAGGCATGGAGAGACCTCCCAGGGAATTCCGTGGGAAACCTTAAGTTCCTGATGCAGACTTCATGTCCCCACTGTCTGTCCTCAGCTAACTGATCCTCAGGTGACCATTTCTCAGTTTTGAATCTCATGAGGGAAAAGTTCCTTGCATTGCATGACTGGTATTCAGTACCATTTCACCCTTAGTGTCTCTGTACATAAACCaagatgaaattatttttcaggcTTTCACTTTCCAACAAATTTGCTAGAAATAGAGAGCACACTCCTATGGAAGCCTTTTCTAAACTCACTGTTTATTAAGGTTTTCCCTTCCTGTTTTATTGCTCCTCCCTCCGCTTGCCCCTCCTGTGAATTCCATACGAACTCAACTCATTTCAGAGTCTTTCCCATACTCCCCACATCCATAAGCCGTGAGACCTTTAGTGAGTTTTGGTTAAGTTTTTCTCCTCCCTAGGAATTTCCTCAGTTCAcataaaatttctaatttattggCAAAAAATTGTGACATAATATCTTATTGTTTTAATGTCTGTAGCAATTGTAACATAAAACTTTAGAAATTCGCTGAGACTTCAACTAAAAGGGAATTTATTCAAACTGTTGCAACAGAGAGTTTGAAAGGGAACGTCTCATCAAACTTGAGGAATGAAAGCAGTTTTATAggggaaagaaacaaaagcagcaCTGAACAGTGCGATTTTGGTGGGTTTTGGTCAGGTTGGTATTGCAATCTTACAGAAATtagtttttcttcctgatttggCTCATTGGGCCTGTTACATCCTGTTCTCGGAATTGTTGACTCAGGAATTTAGGAGTGAGCTATTCTCTCAGAATAGCAGAGAGCAAGGAGGTCAGTGtatattcagagaagaaaaatttacAGTTCTCTGCATTCCCCTTTTTATTCCTGACTTTGGTTAttcatgctttctctttttttcttgatcagtctcaCCAGATTTGAAACAGACGTTTAGCTCTGTtctctatatttttctattttgtttttttctgctctttattaCTTCCTTATTTTAACTTTCGTTAGGATTGATTTTGATTGTTCTACTTTTTGAGATGTTGCTTTGGTGATTACCAGGTTTTCTGAAATATCTTTCTAGGCTGtaaatttctctctaagcacTGCCTAAGCAATATCCCTCTGGTTTTGGTATgtagtattttcattgtcattcagttgaaaatactttcttctttgaaccatgattttaaagtgtatttgtaAATTTCTTAATATAATAGACATGTTCTAGgtactttttattattactttctaatttaatttcaattatttaaattttgttgagaTTTACTTTATGGTCCACCATGTATgtcatccccacccccccaactttattggaatataattgacaCATGCCATTGTGTAGATCAATTTTTGACAATGTTTCATGTGTTCTTGAGAGAAAATATGCATCCTTGATACACTGGTGCATTGTTCCATGCATATGCGTTAGAATGCTTGTTAATCTTATTGTTTAAATCTGTGTCTTTACCAATTTTTAGTCTGCTTGTCCTATTAACTAAAGAGagctgaaaaaaaatctctcatcATGAGTGTagattttatatttctccttTGAGTTCTGCATATTTATTAGGTAGATACTAACTTATAACTGTTCTATCTTCCCAGTGTTTTTTCTTCCCTGAAACTTTTGTCTTAATGTAAACCTCCCTTTATCTCTAGGAATGGTTTGTGCCTTGAAGTCCCTGTTTCATCTAATAGTAGAGCTACACCAGTTTTCTATTGGCTTCATATgacttctttccattcttttactttcagacTTTGTGTCCTTATATTTGAGTCTTTTGTAAGCAGCAACATAGTGGGGTTTTGTACTTTCGCCCTATGTGCTACAGTCTATATGTTTGTGTTTCCCCAAAATTCACAGGTTGGAATCCTAATACACAGTGtaatggtgttaggaggtgggggcctttggggggtgattaggtcatcagggtggggccctcatgaatgggcctagtgttcttataaaagagaccccacatgactccccagccccttctgccatgtgaggatgcaACAAGAAGTCTGCAACCCCGAAGAAAGCCTTCACCCAACAATGCTGATCTCTAATCActctggacttccagcctcctaaacttgagaattaacatttttgtggtttaaaagccacgcagtctgtggtactttgttatagcagcccgaagaGACACTGTCTGACAATCTTTGTCATttagtgaaattaaattaaatattggtATTTTTTGGGAAGATTTACCATCTTTTTTTGGTctcaccccccttttttttttaacatctttattggagtataattgctttacaatggtgtgttactttctgctttacaacaaagtgaaccagttatacatatacatatgttcccatatctcttccctcttgtgtctccctccctcccaccctccctatcccacccctctaggcgctcacaaaccaccgagctgatctccccgtgctatgcggctgcttcccactagctattttacgtttggtagtgtatatatgtccatgccactctctcactttgtcacggcttacccttccccctccccatatcctcaagtccattctccagtaggtccgtgtctttatttccgtcttacccctaggttcttcatgattttttttcttagattccatatatatgtgtgagcatagggtatttgtttttctctttctgacttacttcactctgtatgacagactctaggtccatccacctcactacaaatatctcaattttgtttcgtcttatggctgagtaatattccatttatatacgtgccacatcttctttatccattcatccgatgatggacactttggttgtttccatgtcctggctattgtaaagagagctgcaattaacattttggtacatgactctttttgaattatggttttctcagggtatatgcccagcagtgtcacccctctttttttttttttattttcacccctctttttaaatttacctttttgcttaaaattttctACTAGTATTGAaattatatgttgtatttttatgatTCCTCTAGATTTTACAATATTCACAAGAGTAACCAAAACCTTCACCCTAATACCTCAATCCTTTTTACTCTCTCTTATTTATCAGTCTTGTCTGGTATTTTAAGCCTATCTTAACAACTCTGCGTTTTTATTGTTTGGTATAAAATGTTATTACATTTGCTCacctattttgttctttctttttgcatCTCAAAACCCCACCTGGGATCACTTTCCTTCTATATTAAAGTGCattctttaaaatttcctttagtgAGGGTCAGCAGGGAATGAATGGAACAAATTGTCTTAAAATGTGCTTATTTTGTCCTCATTCCTAACAGATATCTTCACCaggtataaaattctaggttgacagttattttctacCTTTATACTGACATTTTCATTCCACTCATTTGGCTTCCAttgttgctgttgagaagtcTGTTCCTTTGaaggtaatttttaaatcttcagctgttaatttttttctttgatttcctgCAGTTGCACTATGATGCACATAGATATGACTTTGTAAATTTATCCTAATTTGTATTCTTTGAGCTTTTAAATCTATAGACCTGTTATTTTTCATCAGTTCTGGAATATTCTCAGCCCAATTACCTTTGtcccttttcttctgtctttgCCTTCTAAGACTGTggttaaatatatgttaaaacttCCTAGTGAGACCATTCCATCTTTCTGAGTTTTCCCATATTTCTCCATCTCCATGCTGCATTCTGGATAACTACTTCAAACCTATCTTTCAGCTCACCAATTCTCATTCCTCCTGTTTCACAATCTGTTGCCAAatacatctttaaatattttaagcggTCGTTTTCACAAACGCACCCAATAATTCTAATGTGATGTCTATGTGGGTCTGTTTTTCTGCTGGTTTCCAGCCGTGCTGCCTTTTTTCCTTATATGCCTGATTATCTTTGACTGCTTGCTGACTATTTCCCCTGAAAAATTGTTACCTGAGGTCTAAATTGAAGGAGTCCTCTTCTGAGGAACTTTTATTTGCTTCTGCCAGGGCTCAAGTTGTGTTTACCTGGGTTGTAAGGGCTGGTCAGGGACCACAAATTGTCAGgatgttctcttttctctttttcttcaatcCTATTGCTATGCTCGGTAACGAGGTCAGTCTCTAAAgtaccctgggggtggggagggggatgggtctAGATTTGGGTTTTTTGTCCTGACGGTGTAGTACTCTGGGAACCCAGTTTAACTTCAGAAGAGTCACCTATAAGATTCATCACCTTGGGTGAACCTGGCCCTATCATCCTCTCTCTCTTACTCTCTGTGGCTGGTGAAGTGGTGCCTAACTCTGCATCATCAGCAAAGTCTGCGGTCTAAGCTGCTTTGGTGTTCACCTCTGATGACGAGATCCCACCTTAAAACAGCCCTACCTGTTTTAACTGCAGTCTTTTCAGCCTCCACGCTCTTTTAAGGGGAAGGGAGGGCACAccacctgcattttaaaaaacaggtggGAAACTGATCCAAAGAACCTAGACTACCTCCACCAGAAACAAAGTACTGTCTCACCTTTTCaacatcattttttcttttctagacttTGAGATTTTCCAGTCAAGATTTTTAGATTTATATGCTTTATTTCTATCCTTCTAGTGCTTGCCCATGACATTTTACCACATTTAACTCAATAAAATCTAGAGTTAAACAGCATCTTCACCCTCCTCCTAAATAATACAAGCACTTTAGCCTGCTTTCACACAGATGTCCCAGCTTCCAATTTACCTACTATTGTCCAATATTCCAATTCTATTTATCTTTTAGCCTTGAGAATTAgacatggcattttaaaaatcacagtgttTCAATTTACCTACACCttggcaattttatttttcttgcatgtCAGACATCCTCtgggaggtggtggtggctgGTGGTCCCTAAACCAGCTCAAGTCCTGAGGTGGCCTTGAACAGATGCAGCTGCACCAGCTCACTGGATCTGTTCTTCACAGTCTGCCTGGAGTGGCTGGAGACCTGAAGACCCCTCCTCATctgggatcagtccaagaagcaCATATCTGGCCCTAGGTAGACTGTGGGCCCATTTTCCATGTGTCCAGGTCAATGGAGGCTGTAGTAGGAACATGAGCACGAGGAGGTGCTCAGTGGGCTGGGGTGCTCAGAATCCCCATTCCTGTGGTAGCTGTCTTCTCCCTTGTTATTTAACCTGTGTCTCTTTCAAAAGTAGGTGACACATTAGGTCCAGGTGGAGCTCatgtagatgtgtgtgtgtgaggggattGGGGACTTCAAGCCACAGGCACACCAACAGCCCTGGCCACATGGAAACCTTAAGTAACCTGATCATCTAAAACAGTTAGAGCTGGCCCTATATTCAGCCAATGAAAAGATTGGTTGATGCTCAGTGaccactggaaatcaatactccATGGCCTCTTTCCTTTCTGCCCACTGTACACCAGAACTACCAGGGACTGGCCACTCTGGACAATGCATGAGCATTTCCAACGCTCCCTTTGATCAGGCCATCctatttttcccattcttctcTTAAAAGGACCCAACTCAACATCCTGCTCAGATGTCATCGGTGCCTCCCTTCCCAGTAGGTGGAAGTCACTTTCCTTGGAAAGCCCACAGTTTAGTTCAGCATCCATTAGGGTGGCTTTGCTGTGGGTCTCTCTCCTCTATCTACTCCTGCTTCCTAGTACCTAGGACAATGGATGTGCCTAGCAGATCCTCaacaatatttgctgaatacaCTAATCCATGTCTGTGGATAGGGTCAGGTTTGCCAGTGCTGCATGTAGAGAAGGACAAAGAGCAAGTGTGGTCATGACATTTCAAAGTGGAATTGAGTGGCAGAAatgctctttccctctcccttttctacaactatccctcccccacctccaccctcctccaTCAAAACTTACCTTGTTTGGAGGCAAAGTGAAAGAAATACTTCTAAAGAGAGGTATGGAAACTGTATGTTTGGAAACAGGAATCCTAGAGAGAATCAGAAAACTATCTGTCCAGAGACTATTCTCTTGTAAAGAGTGGATTTTGGAGCCAGAGAGACCTGACTTACAACTCCATCTCTACTGATAAGCCCCACCTGGAGTATTCTCAGACAGGTTACTTAATTCTCAGAAGACTTGCTTTTCACTCTTCGGGTTAACAGTCTTACACATAGTTaacaatattttgttaaattctaTCTGTTCCCAAGAGAACTGTTTCTCTGTTGTGACTCCTCACTCACACAGCCTGTCCACTCCCAGGGGTTATGATCCAGCCCCAGTATGAGGATTAATCCAATTTGCACTTCTCCTGGTGGAGACACAACCTAATTTCTCATGAAATGTGAGCTACTAGCCCTGTGAGATGAGTCCCCTGGGCACTCCTTGGTTTGGATCTGGTATAACTTACCCCCCAAAGATAAGACAAACAAATGGCTCTCTCTGTATGATACTCCACCTAAAGTATGTAACAGCCTGTTTACTTTTGAAGAATTCCTTTATTGGAGTTTCACCTTACCTTGCCACAACTATCTGGCTCTTCATGGCCGAGAGTGAGCCCTGAATAAAGTATTCACAACATTTTACAACAGACAATACACACACGCAGTGCATGAAATCTTTACAGTAACACAATCAAACATTTAACAGGATTGTTAAGAAGCATGAATTTCCTCCTATTCCTCCATTACTGGTAGCTACTTAGCTTTTTAGCTCTTGCAATAAAATGCTCTCCTTCTCATCATTCCTATTCATAGGAATCCCTGAATCAATTCTTTTTGTGTAAGGTACAAATTCATGTTGAAGATGTGTTCCATTAGTTATTGAATGTGCTGAATTTCTGTCCATGGTATAACTCTTCATTTGTAGCATAATGTGTGAGGTTTTCACTTATCACACATTCATCATTTATTGAGAGGgttcatttgaaaaattttaaagtttcaccCATTCAATAATGTATAGCACAACATTACAACAGTCCAATCAACTTGAATTTATTTATGAGTGACTCTCTTCTATCTCCTGTTAGATTTATACGTCTACACTTTTTACACTTCCTACAATGAAATCCAAATTTTATTTCAGAAGTTGTCATCACTCCCCGCAAATCAGTTAAATCAAAGTTATTCTTCATGACCACTATgatattaatttatattcccTGAAGCCTGCCCCTCCCTGAATTTGCCTACTGGAGGTCCTTCTTGGATCTTTTCCACTGACCAATGGATAATTGGAATTCAAAGCTACACCTGAATTTCCTACATTTCTATTCACATAATTTACCCAAATATGAACTTTCTGATGGTGACTATGAGACTTCTAATTGAAgtctttttctcatttgtgttttttatgtccAGAAATATCTACTTATTTTGAAGGTTGTCTCATACTCCATAACTTTGATAGGTTTTATCCCCAGTAcgaactattttatattccataaGGGCTCAACTACTTTGACACTGGAACCTTCCTTCCTGGCTATGATtgaaaatcacagagaaaaaaattactcatGGTTTCACTTATACTATGTAAACTATAAGCCATGAACAAGGACCTCAGACACTCTTGTaagatttttcttccatttgggTTCTCTAATACTAGATAAGCTCTGCCTCCTACAGAGACATGCTCATCCTGGTCCCATCCAGAGCATTCCCTCCCTCGTGAGTTCTCTTCTGTGATGTGCTACTATGACTTCCCATATTTGTTACATTTAAAGATTCCTCCCCAATATGGGTTCTTTTATGCTTGGTGAGATTCGATCTGATATTGAAAGCCTTCCCACACTCGTTACATTGGTATGGCTTCTTTCCAGTGTGGATCCTTTTGTGTTGGTCAAGGACTGATCTGTAATTGAAGGATTTCCCACACTCACAATTATACGGCTGCTGCCCACTATGGACACCTTTATGGTTGATAAGACTTGAGTGTGAGATGTATGCCTTCCCACATTCATCACATCTATAGGGTTTCTCACCTGTGTGGATCCTTCTATGCACTGTGAGGCCTGAGCTGTTCCTGAATGCCTTCCCACACCTATCGCACACATAGGGTTTTTCCCCTGTATGGATCCTTTTGTGTTGAGAAAGGAGAGAGCTGTAACTAAAAGATTTCCCACACTCAACACATTTGAAGGGTTTCTCCCCAAGATGGACCCTTTTATGGCTTATAAGAGTTCTGCTTGAgaaaaaagcttttccacattcaTCACACGTGTAGGGTGTCTTGCCAGGGTGGGTACTTTTATGGTTAATAAGGCTTGAGTGTGAGATGTACGCTTTTCCACACACGTCACATTCATAGGGCTTCTCACCAGTATGGATTCTTTTATGCACTTTAAGGCTTGAGTTGTTTCTGAAGACCTTCTCACACCTGTcacattcataaggtttctctctAGTGTGGACCCTTCTGTGTTGAGAAAGGAGTGAGGTGTAATTAAAAGATTTCTCACACACATCGCATTTGTAGGGCTTCTCCCCAAGATGAATTTTTTTGTGATTTATAAGGGTTCGGTATGTGATGAAGGCTTTTTCACACTCATCACACTTATAGGGCTTTTCCCCAGGGTGTACACTTTTATGATTTATAAGGCTTGAGAGTGAGAtgtaggctttcccacattcttcACATTTGTAAGGTCTCTCACCAGTGTGGATTCGTTTATGTACTTTAAGGCCTGAATTATTTCTGAAGGCTTTTCCACACTCATCACACCCAAAGGGTTTCTCCCTTGTATGAATCCTTTTATGCTGTTCAAGGGCAGAGCTGTAATTGAAGGATTTCTCACAATAACTACATTTATAGGGCTTCTCCCCAAGATGGATTCCTTTGTGGTTTTTAAGGCTAGAGCGTGAGATATAGGCTTTTCCACACACATCACACTTATATGGTTTTTCCCCAGTATGAAGCCGCCTGTGGACTTTGAGTCCTGAATTGTTTCTGAAAGTTTTTCCACACACATCACATACATAAGGTCTCTCTCCAGTGTGAATCGTTTTATGCTGAAGAAGAAGTGAGTTATAACTGAATGATTTTCCACACTCCTTACATTCATGGGCTTTCTTCCCAGGGTGAATGCTTTTATGGACTGCAAGGCCTGAGCTATAGCTGAATGCTTTGCCACAGACATcacatttgtaaggtttctctcctgtgtggatCCTTTTATGCACTATAAGGCCTGAGCTGTTCCTGAAGGCCTTTCCACATTCATcacattcataaggtttctctccagtgtggatgACTTTATGCTGAATGAGGAGAGAGCTATAATTAAACGATTTCTCACACTCATCACATTTATAAGGTTTATCTCCAAAGTGGATGCTTTTATGATTTAGAAGTGTTCTGCAAGTAAtgaaggccttcccacactcATCACATTCATAGGGCTTCTCCCCTGTGTGAATCCTTTTGTGGACTCTAAGGCCAGAGCTATTACTGAAGGTTTTCCCACAGATGTCACATTCATAGGGCTTCTCACCTGTGTGGATCCTTTTGTGGACTCTGAGACCAGAGCTGTTCctgaaggccttcccacactcaccacattcatagggcttctccccagtgtgGATCCTTTTATGCTGGTCCAAAACAGAGCTATAATTGAAGGATTTTCCACACTCATCACACTTACAGTTCTTTTCCCCAGAATGGGTGCTTTTGTGGTTTATAAGGCTGGAGTAGGACAtgtaggctttcccacattcctcaCACTTGTACGGCTTCTCCCCAGTATGGATCCGCTTGTGGACTCGAAGGCTCGAGCTGCTCCGGAAAGTCCCCCCACAGTCATCACACTCATAGCGTTTTTCACCAGTGTGCATAATTTTATGTTGAACAAGTCGAGAATTATATTTGAAGGATTTCCCACAGTCATCACATTTATGTGATTTCTTAACAGCACTGGTTTTCTGCTGTAGAATGGGATGAGAGTTTCCATTAATGCTCTCCACACATTTGCCTTGTTCACTGCTTTTCTGTTCTATACAGACAGGTTGGTGTGTAACATGTTTTGAGCTCAGATGTAAGCTTTTCTCAGATGCCTCATCTTCCTGTTCTGTCTTTATATTTGCTGTATTCTTGGTTTTGCCAATCTTTTCCCTGATGCCACTTTtgtcttccttcattctttttccctcAGGCTTTTCCATCTGATTCTCTACCTTGCTATCCCAATCACAAGTTTCACCAACCTTAGATTCCTGCATATGATCCTTGTGAAGACCTTCCATTTTTGGCCACACAGATTCTGCATTTCCAATATTTTCACACTTTTCAGTTGATTCCTCATCCTCAGTGCCCCTCGTCTTCAAATGTGACACtaaaccaagaaaatgaaaatgataccTTCACTTTAGAAGAAACTGAAGGAATTACATCcaaattcactcattcactcaacaaatgtttattgactaCATGCTGTGTGATAGGTACCATTTTTAActgctggggatacagtggtgGACATGCCAAAATTTCTGTCCCTGTGGAGCTACCGCTAAAATGCTAGAGCCCTGGATTGTCAACGGAACAGAGAGCTTTTCTATTCTTGCATAACAGCTTAGCATGAAGGCAAGTTGAAACGGGTTGGAATGACGCACAGAACCAAAGGCAACATTGATCAATTTCTGAAAAATGCCACCTAGTCTTGGAAAAACAAACAGTGGGTAGAAGTAATTTCTGAAAAATAGGAGACTGAAAGAGTaataaaacaaaagctaagaaGACATAATCAGCAGAGGGCAGGCAAGCAAAACTAAAGGAGAAATCAGTACATGAGTAGAGGTATTGGGGAATTGGTTATGAAATCATGAGGACAGTCACATCagacttgagaaagaaaacaagctgCTGCTGCCTGTCGTTGGTGTGGCCCTCCTAGATTTCCCTTCCAAGGAAAACACTGACCCTGGAGAGCGGTTAGTCAGGGAGGAACTCTATATGGAAGAACACACTCTGGCTTGCCAGGCAGAGGCTTTCACTCCTACTTTATGAACCGGCTAACTGCAGTCAGAGCATATCAAAGATCAGAAGC
This window harbors:
- the ZFP62 gene encoding zinc finger protein 62 homolog isoform X3, coding for MSHLKTRGTEDEESTEKCENIGNAESVWPKMEGLHKDHMQESKVGETCDWDSKVENQMEKPEGKRMKEDKSGIREKIGKTKNTANIKTEQEDEASEKSLHLSSKHVTHQPVCIEQKSSEQGKCVESINGNSHPILQQKTSAVKKSHKCDDCGKSFKYNSRLVQHKIMHTGEKRYECDDCGGTFRSSSSLRVHKRIHTGEKPYKCEECGKAYMSYSSLINHKSTHSGEKNCKCDECGKSFNYSSVLDQHKRIHTGEKPYECGECGKAFRNSSGLRVHKRIHTGEKPYECDICGKTFSNSSGLRVHKRIHTGEKPYECDECGKAFITCRTLLNHKSIHFGDKPYKCDECEKSFNYSSLLIQHKVIHTGEKPYECDECGKAFRNSSGLIVHKRIHTGEKPYKCDVCGKAFSYSSGLAVHKSIHPGKKAHECKECGKSFSYNSLLLQHKTIHTGERPYVCDVCGKTFRNNSGLKVHRRLHTGEKPYKCDVCGKAYISRSSLKNHKGIHLGEKPYKCSYCEKSFNYSSALEQHKRIHTREKPFGCDECGKAFRNNSGLKVHKRIHTGERPYKCEECGKAYISLSSLINHKSVHPGEKPYKCDECEKAFITYRTLINHKKIHLGEKPYKCDVCEKSFNYTSLLSQHRRVHTREKPYECDRCEKVFRNNSSLKVHKRIHTGEKPYECDVCGKAYISHSSLINHKSTHPGKTPYTCDECGKAFFSSRTLISHKRVHLGEKPFKCVECGKSFSYSSLLSQHKRIHTGEKPYVCDRCGKAFRNSSGLTVHRRIHTGEKPYRCDECGKAYISHSSLINHKGVHSGQQPYNCECGKSFNYRSVLDQHKRIHTGKKPYQCNECGKAFNIRSNLTKHKRTHIGEESLNVTNMGSHSSTSQKRTHEGGNALDGTRMSMSL
- the ZFP62 gene encoding zinc finger protein 62 homolog isoform X1; protein product: MAKAVPGGEVSHLKTRGTEDEESTEKCENIGNAESVWPKMEGLHKDHMQESKVGETCDWDSKVENQMEKPEGKRMKEDKSGIREKIGKTKNTANIKTEQEDEASEKSLHLSSKHVTHQPVCIEQKSSEQGKCVESINGNSHPILQQKTSAVKKSHKCDDCGKSFKYNSRLVQHKIMHTGEKRYECDDCGGTFRSSSSLRVHKRIHTGEKPYKCEECGKAYMSYSSLINHKSTHSGEKNCKCDECGKSFNYSSVLDQHKRIHTGEKPYECGECGKAFRNSSGLRVHKRIHTGEKPYECDICGKTFSNSSGLRVHKRIHTGEKPYECDECGKAFITCRTLLNHKSIHFGDKPYKCDECEKSFNYSSLLIQHKVIHTGEKPYECDECGKAFRNSSGLIVHKRIHTGEKPYKCDVCGKAFSYSSGLAVHKSIHPGKKAHECKECGKSFSYNSLLLQHKTIHTGERPYVCDVCGKTFRNNSGLKVHRRLHTGEKPYKCDVCGKAYISRSSLKNHKGIHLGEKPYKCSYCEKSFNYSSALEQHKRIHTREKPFGCDECGKAFRNNSGLKVHKRIHTGERPYKCEECGKAYISLSSLINHKSVHPGEKPYKCDECEKAFITYRTLINHKKIHLGEKPYKCDVCEKSFNYTSLLSQHRRVHTREKPYECDRCEKVFRNNSSLKVHKRIHTGEKPYECDVCGKAYISHSSLINHKSTHPGKTPYTCDECGKAFFSSRTLISHKRVHLGEKPFKCVECGKSFSYSSLLSQHKRIHTGEKPYVCDRCGKAFRNSSGLTVHRRIHTGEKPYRCDECGKAYISHSSLINHKGVHSGQQPYNCECGKSFNYRSVLDQHKRIHTGKKPYQCNECGKAFNIRSNLTKHKRTHIGEESLNVTNMGSHSSTSQKRTHEGGNALDGTRMSMSL
- the ZFP62 gene encoding zinc finger protein 62 homolog isoform X2, translated to MNVSHLKTRGTEDEESTEKCENIGNAESVWPKMEGLHKDHMQESKVGETCDWDSKVENQMEKPEGKRMKEDKSGIREKIGKTKNTANIKTEQEDEASEKSLHLSSKHVTHQPVCIEQKSSEQGKCVESINGNSHPILQQKTSAVKKSHKCDDCGKSFKYNSRLVQHKIMHTGEKRYECDDCGGTFRSSSSLRVHKRIHTGEKPYKCEECGKAYMSYSSLINHKSTHSGEKNCKCDECGKSFNYSSVLDQHKRIHTGEKPYECGECGKAFRNSSGLRVHKRIHTGEKPYECDICGKTFSNSSGLRVHKRIHTGEKPYECDECGKAFITCRTLLNHKSIHFGDKPYKCDECEKSFNYSSLLIQHKVIHTGEKPYECDECGKAFRNSSGLIVHKRIHTGEKPYKCDVCGKAFSYSSGLAVHKSIHPGKKAHECKECGKSFSYNSLLLQHKTIHTGERPYVCDVCGKTFRNNSGLKVHRRLHTGEKPYKCDVCGKAYISRSSLKNHKGIHLGEKPYKCSYCEKSFNYSSALEQHKRIHTREKPFGCDECGKAFRNNSGLKVHKRIHTGERPYKCEECGKAYISLSSLINHKSVHPGEKPYKCDECEKAFITYRTLINHKKIHLGEKPYKCDVCEKSFNYTSLLSQHRRVHTREKPYECDRCEKVFRNNSSLKVHKRIHTGEKPYECDVCGKAYISHSSLINHKSTHPGKTPYTCDECGKAFFSSRTLISHKRVHLGEKPFKCVECGKSFSYSSLLSQHKRIHTGEKPYVCDRCGKAFRNSSGLTVHRRIHTGEKPYRCDECGKAYISHSSLINHKGVHSGQQPYNCECGKSFNYRSVLDQHKRIHTGKKPYQCNECGKAFNIRSNLTKHKRTHIGEESLNVTNMGSHSSTSQKRTHEGGNALDGTRMSMSL
- the ZFP62 gene encoding zinc finger protein 62 homolog isoform X4, producing MAKAVPGGEVSHLKTRGTEDEESTEKCENIGNAESVWPKMEGLHKDHMQESKQKTSAVKKSHKCDDCGKSFKYNSRLVQHKIMHTGEKRYECDDCGGTFRSSSSLRVHKRIHTGEKPYKCEECGKAYMSYSSLINHKSTHSGEKNCKCDECGKSFNYSSVLDQHKRIHTGEKPYECGECGKAFRNSSGLRVHKRIHTGEKPYECDICGKTFSNSSGLRVHKRIHTGEKPYECDECGKAFITCRTLLNHKSIHFGDKPYKCDECEKSFNYSSLLIQHKVIHTGEKPYECDECGKAFRNSSGLIVHKRIHTGEKPYKCDVCGKAFSYSSGLAVHKSIHPGKKAHECKECGKSFSYNSLLLQHKTIHTGERPYVCDVCGKTFRNNSGLKVHRRLHTGEKPYKCDVCGKAYISRSSLKNHKGIHLGEKPYKCSYCEKSFNYSSALEQHKRIHTREKPFGCDECGKAFRNNSGLKVHKRIHTGERPYKCEECGKAYISLSSLINHKSVHPGEKPYKCDECEKAFITYRTLINHKKIHLGEKPYKCDVCEKSFNYTSLLSQHRRVHTREKPYECDRCEKVFRNNSSLKVHKRIHTGEKPYECDVCGKAYISHSSLINHKSTHPGKTPYTCDECGKAFFSSRTLISHKRVHLGEKPFKCVECGKSFSYSSLLSQHKRIHTGEKPYVCDRCGKAFRNSSGLTVHRRIHTGEKPYRCDECGKAYISHSSLINHKGVHSGQQPYNCECGKSFNYRSVLDQHKRIHTGKKPYQCNECGKAFNIRSNLTKHKRTHIGEESLNVTNMGSHSSTSQKRTHEGGNALDGTRMSMSL